The following nucleotide sequence is from Salvia miltiorrhiza cultivar Shanhuang (shh) chromosome 7, IMPLAD_Smil_shh, whole genome shotgun sequence.
AAAACAAGGCTTACTACTAGTACAATGCATGtccaataaattaattttcaatcacTAACCTTTCTAGTAAGCTCTCCCCTAAAATGTATAGTCATTGATCGGGGAATGTGACCTTTTGGAACATGTTCAGCCAGTTCTTGAATTTTGGCCTGAAAAGTATATTAGAAAGTTAAGAGGAAGAAATCCCTTCAGAGGAGTCATGAGCATATAAGCCACAATGAAATGCAGACCTCCTGAAACTTCAAAAATTTTGATGCTCTGAGTTGAGGGATGAGCTTCCCTTTTGCATAGTTTGTTTTGCATTGTTCAGAAACGCAATCAAATAGAGGCATATATACTCGAGCAGTAACTTCCTGTGTCACATATAACAATAAGGTTATCAACTAAAAGAGTTGAAAGGATACCAGAACTCAGAATCAATTGGGAACAAaagataaaaacctgatagatTTCAAATCCACACTCCTCACATGTGTAGACAGCAACCTGCATTAGCGGTTTGACATCCGAGCATCGTGTCACAATGCCAGATATCCTTACAAGTTGGCCGATATATGAAGCTTTAACCTCCCTGATCGTGAAAGGCCTCCCTTTTGTAGATGCCTTAACATATACTTCGCTGATATGACAAAGACAAAATGTTACTTCCACCTTCCTTAATAATTAGCAGAAAAGTAAAACTCTTGCTCCATTTTTTTTTCGGAGTCCATAACTACCAACTAGTGATGAACCATAAAAAAACACGCATAACATGCAAATTGGCCCTAACCCAACATTGTCTTAAAAAATTCATTACCGAAATTAATCAACCATTTTCTGTTCTCATGATTCGTGTGACACTAAACTATAGTACTTTTTTCGTTAACTACAAATCAGCAGGGCTAAtagatttaaataaattaaataaattagagcAAATAGTCAAGCATCAAATACGACGGAACCCGCAAAACTTACTAAAATCTTTTAATTTCAGGAGGCATTTTCTTTTGGGGATCAGTAGCTCCAGCAGAGTCATTTCCTTCCACAACCCTCTGAGTCATAAAAACATCGTCTTCATCATCCGGAAGCACCTCAGTTGGTTCAGGCAGCAGCTCATCTATTGCATCAGCAAATATCCCAATATATCTCCGTGTGTTTTCAGTGACGCGCCTCAAAAATTCCTCATCCAAATCCTTGTActtaattttttcataaaagaaaTCAAAACCCTAAAGTCAGAGCTACTCCACCCAAATTAATGAGACCAACATACTAAAAGCAGAAAGTTTACGTTGATTAGATCTTCGAGCTCAATCTGGACGACCTTAATTTTCCGATTCGCTACATCTTGCTGGGTAATTACAAATtgagagatcaaaacgaaattGTCAATTAGAGGAGTGGGGAGGGGTGAACTTCAATTTATTAATGCGGTGAAGAAGCAGGGAAATCTCACAAGGATGTTAACGTATTTGGCTTCGCCGCTCGCATCTGCAAAGTTAGTAAGGAAGTCCTTCGCGATCTCTGCAATTCAGAATGAAATTTAAATGAACAAGCAAGATAAATAGACGCACGAAAATGCTAAGACGGAGCGCAGTTAGCTTGCCTCTATCTTGCTTGAAGTCAAGTTCGTTCATGGCTGCAGCGTCCGCGTTTGAGcgagtgtgtgtgtgagagtgagagagggagagcgATGAGCACTTGGATATTGGCGGCAAAATGAAGAGAGGCAGAATGTAGAGTAATATAGGGTGGAAGTTTTGGCGGGAAAAAGgagagcaagagagagagagaggggagagcaACAAATTGCAGACAGGTCCTCAAGAGTTTCTtattatcattttatataattgcATTGCGAAGTGCTTGGATTTCTGAATATTACAGTTCGGTGACGTTGGGTTAAGAGCGTGCATTCGATTTTTctgtttgattttttaaaatcaaaccaaatttatatttgatttttaaaaaacaaTCGAATCGAACCGAATAAATCGACtaaaaaaatcgaaccaaatCGAAAGACCGAAATAGTCCAAAACAAACccgaaaaaaccaaaaaatcgaagaaataaaatgaaaaataagaaaaaaatgaaattaaattgtactttaaatcaaaattatgtatatatgaatatgtataatatttttatatataaagtatatactatttatatatatatatatataaagtatatgtgtatatatattttattaaataaatataattaggtTTTCGATTTTGTTCGTTTTTTACAAAATCAAAAGAACCGCGccgaaaaattaaattattttcaaaaatcaaattgaaccaaactaaaaaatcaaaaaaatcaaactatatttcaatattttaatttgaatcgGTTCGATTATTTTACTCACCCCAGTAGGGATATTTGCAATTTGCATTACACCAATTTACACGCTTTTGGCAAAACATAATACTTACGGAAGTCACGGTAAAAAAGAAGCAAATTGACCACTTCGAATATAAATTGTACTATCAATCAATTTGCTCTATCACGGATCGAATACATTGTTCATCAATCCGTCtgaccaaaaaaaattattatcattTAGTGATTACCCCCAATTGACCAATTAATTGGTGCTAGTAAAATGgttctaaaaaaaaatcgtgCTAGTAAAATAATTACTACTATTAGTCAAGTGAAAAAAAGTAATCTTCCTCCCTCCCACCAATTTAATACCCTTTCACTTTtcacacaaataaaaaaaatacaattaatattcttttaaaaatactagtactaattttaatgtttttattttttatacttttatttattatttccacacatcattttcacatttaagtaaaatattaaataaaattaatttaagaaaataatatttttatataatattaatttaaaaagtgaattatctttttgggacattttaaaataaaagaaaagactAATTTTATACGACGGAGGCTATAAATAATATTGGCGTTTTTTAAGTTGGAAAATAATAGCGTTGAGGTACAATATTCTTTAGTTGTGAAAATTACTATACATTCACAAATGGGATCTGAGCCCACGGGGCTAGATGATTGGATTTTGCTATTATACAGAATAGAGCCCAAATGCTGTAATAAGCTAAAAGGCCTAGTCCATATTTTATTCACGAGCAAGCCCGACTagatacatttttttttgaataaattaacaatattaaataaagaaagtTAAAGACTGAAGCAAGTCCCGCTCTTCCCCCGTTTAGatgggtactctttttcctctggCCTTTCAGAGATTTTAATAAGACCggacccttagtctgcgttcTGTGCTCTCAAGAGTTTtaggtttttttgtttttttcgttaataaaattttattttatcatcaaataaagaaatttaaagactgcACCAAAAGGGAAACCTTTGACCTtgggcattaaccccttaccacTTGACCGACTAGATACATATTGATATACTCCGCAAGAGATCGGCTGGTCCTGTCTTTTGTGCAATGTATTCATATTTTGCTCCTAAAAGTCATCAATGCCAAAGAGCTTTCAAAGTTGTTCAATCTCAATATTAGAACTTCAAGAAACCAATACCATGTCTGAGGTACTAATTGAGAAATATTTAGATGATGAGCCACACATTTATGAATACCTTGATTGAGTGTAGTTTTCAAATGATAGTCCAAAATATTTGTACAAGTTTTACACCTCATAAGGTCCACCAGAAATTGATtgaattttatcaaataatctAATATTCTcaacaaatgcttttgtaacgAGTTATTCAGTGATAAGTAACAATTGATTAGGCTAACGTCAACTAATTCATATTGAACGAGGACAAGAACAAAACATAGCAAAAATCCAAGAGAGCAAATTAGGTGATTTTACGAGCAACGATTTACATCACATTGATAACATCAGATAAGAtaaagagttacaaaaattGGTTTTTTCTCAAAGGTACAACGCCATCCCCTCTCCCAGGCAACCACTTGAGCTGCCTATAATCTTAATATGGCctcatttacaaaaaaaaaaaaaaaaaaaaaaaaaaaaaaaaaaaaaagaatctgaATAGGTCATCAAGAAATTCTAGCAGCCATAGCATGTTAAAGGCTCAGCTGGGATTCAAACCACTGGTTTCACGAGACGATTCATGTAGTAGAACCAAGAAGAGAGGACTCATGCTACTTGCCTACTTTGATTTTTCATCCCCGCTTTGCTCAGAACTCTTTGCCAGCTTTGCTTGAACTAATCTGTCCAACACTGGAGGCTCCAGCGGATTTGCATCAAGACAACGCTCTGCACTGCTTACTACGACCTGTTCAATCACACCACATCAACATTCTAATTTATGTTGCACAATCAAAATACACAATAACTAGCTGAGTCTTCATTAAAAACTCCAGCCATTTCCAAGAGAAATTGACAATGGTTTGATAAAGTGAGTAAACAGCACACTTTGAACTTAAAGGCCTTGGTAATGGCGCCACTTACCTCATCTAGCAAGAAATCAACAGCAGCTTCATCTTCAGCAATATCCTTTAAAGTAGTCCTCAAAAAGTGAATGTCCAATTGAATCTGCTGAAATCCGCTTCGGTTAAAGGTCTGGAGCCTGACAAACTCTTGTAAGCTCTTCAAGGAAAGTTTAACTATTGTTGTTACGACAGATTCCTGCAAATTATAAGGAAATATCAATATATCATAGATCAGCTATTCACTCAAAGACTGCTAGATCTCATGCCCAATTGCCCATACAAGCAAAGTATCCCAACCTGTGTGTGCTCAACTTTTGTGAAGATCTCCATCTTCTGCTTAAACAATTTTGCTAGATGACTCTCCAGAAGCTGGCTTCTAGCCTTCTGAGTATTTGACCTGCTCAATCTATCATCCCTCAGAGGATTGCTGCGTGATGAAGTAGTGCTTCCATTGCTATTGTTACGACGATGTTTGTGAGTGGGGCCTTCAGGCAGAATTTGCTTTACTTCAGACCTTATTTCTTCGAGCTTATGGAtgaaatcaaaaaataaattcacatTAATTTATCTAAAATCCAGAATGGATAATTGAAGTAAAAGAAGAAGGGTGGAAATATACAGAAGTCTCATGGCAATGATGTAACTCAACTTTGTATTTCAAAAAactggaaacaaataaatacaaGAACAGAAAATCTAGTTGAGCTTATTACCTCTTGAAGAAGTAAATCCACAAACATATGCACTTCTCTGGGTTCTTTGTGCTGCAGAAACACGTGAGAAATAAAATACTCAGTTAGATCAACTATCGAATTAAGGATGAATAAAGTTCAGCATCGGTGTCACTCACCTTCACCCAGTTCGGGGCTGTGAACCTCTTCTTCAAGAGAACCGATATTTTCTGCGTTCTCATCTTTATGTACTGAAAAGTACAGTAAGGGTGCATAAGAAGTAATGCAGTTAATGAGCCTACTAATTATGACAAGAACAACAGAATGCATTCATCAAGACTAtcaataaaatatacaaaagCATTATCCAGCGTTAAGGAACATTCATCAAAACTCTGTCAAGCACCACCAGCCACCACAAACAAAAATACACCAGCTTATGTGCTCGGCGCTCTACATCTGAAACTGCTGCTGTGAATTAGTAATACGATgaaatcaaaacctttacttGAAACATTCATTATTAACAGAGAACTTGGCTTTCAAACATAAAAGGTCAAGTCAATGGCCAAAACATCATCATGGCTGAAGGTTTAGATCAAGAATACTCACAAGGTGCAAGAAACTTTCCCCAGATGACCGAAAGATGCGACAGATTTCAGCAGGAACAATTGCAAGGCCATGTTGAAGGCCACGGACCCCACCACCACCAGAAAAGGAAGCTAGTTCCTGCAAGTTTGACTAGGATGTCAGACAAAATTTCAAACATATACatatttattgatttaaggACAGCGTTGGGGATTCAggagggggggagggggggtggaCCAGCTCCTTGCCTCTGTGATTCTGGGGATGGCCGTTTGTTCAATATAAAGAGTTAACTGTGCCAGCACAAGAACAAGCCCAGCACAAATTTTTTCTCCTTGCATCTCCTCTATCAAATTAACATCTTGAAATGCCGAATTTTTCTTTCCAGAGAACAAGAGGAAATAGCCATCAAGCTTCCTGAAGAAATCTTGGAACCCTTCATGTACCCAGTCGATTGTTAAGTCTCTCAACTTGATTAACAATTCCGGGTTTTCATCAAGCAGTAGTCGGAAGTCCTGGGACAAAAGTATATACTCACCATGAAACAGCACTATATGACAAAAACCACTTATATCTATATTAGTGTGATCATTTTCTTTTGGTATAACAGAAAACACATCAACATATTAAGCCCAAAGAAAATTACTGGCAATGCCTTCAGAACAACAGAAGGAAAATTGAGCCTCCTATCGGTCTCTAAGATCTTGTGTTACCCCTTAACTTCactaaccccccccccccccctcataaTCCTGTATTTCTTTCATCGTGAAAATCTTAACAAGATGACTATTTTAGGCTTTCAATATTTGAAAGATAAAGCTCTATTCCTGGATACCATGAACGTCGTTTCTGAAATGAATTCAAAGATTGAAGAATATCCTATATACCAAGAGCACAATAATTCTATTCAAACTGATTACTTGTGCCCAGTTTAAATTGTAGAAATTTTCAAGTTCTAAACCATGggttataatatattattggtctattatttataattaaccAAACCcagtttttgaaataaatatgaatatcCAAGAGTAGAGTTTGGTGAGAATTGAGTGCTTCAAGGGAGCATGTGGACATAAGTGTAACATTACAAAATGATGAGGCTGGTATTAAGGCGGAATTAAAGAACAAAATATTATCAGTTCAAATACCCTTTTACAGTAACACTACAAGTTTGATTCAAAAAAAGAGTCAAAATCCAGAAAACCATTTGAAATTTAGAAGGGATGAACAAGCTTAACATATGTGAAATAAATTTCACAGGATACATCTGATCCGGCTTTTGGGGGACAAAGAGATGAAAGAAAAACAATAAGTGCGGAGTAGTAAACTTTACATAACGGAAACAATACAAGGGAGCAATGATATAAGAAATTATCTATCCAGGAATTTATTTTACCATTAAGGCATTCATACTGCCTTGGATCACTGCCTTTTTGCTGGCTTCAAGGGCTGCATGCAACGGATTTTCTTCCATCTCTTCTTTTAGTGTAAACTGGAATTTCTTAAGGGTGTCTGGTAGATGAAAAGAAGCAACAATGAGCATCCACAACTAAAATTTGACAATGGCATGATCTAAAACCCTAACAAAGTCATTAGGGTAGCAAATAATTTTCATATTTCACAAAGTTTATAGTTTTAACTGTCAGCAGTGAAGTAGAATGTTGAGCCACATGGAATGACTATCATAAATtcacaattactatatatatatatatatatatatatatatatatatatatatatatttttcaaggTATATGCGCAAAACACAAGCTATGAATGAAttaattgattatatatatgatgCATACAAAGTTCAAGCATTTCTCAGAACTTAAATGAGATTTGGTATATATTAACACATGGTACAAACCTGAGATATTTGTCAAAAGCCGACTAAATGTGCTGCAGGTGTAATCTTTGACAGCAACACGGGCATGctggataaaaaaatatatttacaaGTTTATTGACCATAGTACACCATAATTGACAATGTAATGTAGGTAGATAGCCAAAGACAGAATTTGCTCTTATACAGTGTACATTTAGCAAAAATGTTGCTACCTGCAAAGCAAAATCTGGTAGGGAAGCTTCAGGTAGCACTTCATCCATAAGAAGCACATCAGTCCAGATAACTCCTGGAAAATACAAAAAGCAAAGTATAGATGGAACCCACCAAAAACTTTTACTCATGCCTTTATGTCTATGCCGTAAGATAACAATAACCATTTAACCAGACTTTATTCATTCTGTCTATCGTCTTAGCCTTCTGAGAGGTAGGTGGCCAACCAATACAGATACCACATACACAAATATAGATGCCAAAAAATGAATTCTCATCACAAGCTTAGAGTTATAACAAACACATAATGGTTGCTTCCTTCAAGCATTACAAATCTACATATTGAGCTGGTCACCCTAAATGATAATTTCATACtcatgcattttttattttatttttttgagaaccATACTCAagcatatttaaaatatattaatccTCTCTAAAGAAATCACGGTTTTGTATGGCTTTATATAACTGTGAAAGATTTCTTAAAGCGACATCCAGAGTACAGTTAAAAGCTACACTTTCTTCCACCCCATGTAATGCTGTTTGTGGTGGATTGAGAGAACTAAAGCCAGATAAATCTTGCAGCATATTCATGCAAAAACAAAGAATGAAAAGCCAATTACCACAATCAATAATGATATATCGTGGATAATGTTACTTACGGAGCATTGCCAAAAGATCTGCAGAA
It contains:
- the LOC130995416 gene encoding vacuolar protein sorting-associated protein 51 homolog isoform X1 codes for the protein MEVEGALPMDDKAKRMRDLLSSFYTPDQSSSGSPPPNTVSRFATLDTINTTSFDADQYMNLLVQKSSLEGLLQKHVEMAAEIKNLDTDLQMLVYENYNKFISATDTIKKMKNNIVGMETNMEQLLEKITSVQSRSDGVNTSLFEKREHIEKLHRTRNLLRKVQFIYDLPTRLQKCIKSEAYAEAVKFYTGATPIFKAYGDSSFLDCKRASEEAVSVIINNLQGKVFSDSESIQARAEAVMLLKKLDFPVENLKVKLFEKLEQFLVDLDLEYKELANVPVNIDESTNQDSASTTTHEASVHEFVEAVRAYKVIFLHSELQLCNLGQDLVKKHFEAIHQQIMKQVRSADLLAMLRVIWTDVLLMDEVLPEASLPDFALQHARVAVKDYTCSTFSRLLTNISDTLKKFQFTLKEEMEENPLHAALEASKKAVIQGSMNALMDFRLLLDENPELLIKLRDLTIDWVHEGFQDFFRKLDGYFLLFSGKKNSAFQDVNLIEEMQGEKICAGLVLVLAQLTLYIEQTAIPRITEELASFSGGGGVRGLQHGLAIVPAEICRIFRSSGESFLHLYIKMRTQKISVLLKKRFTAPNWVKHKEPREVHMFVDLLLQELEEIRSEVKQILPEGPTHKHRRNNSNGSTTSSRSNPLRDDRLSRSNTQKARSQLLESHLAKLFKQKMEIFTKVEHTQESVVTTIVKLSLKSLQEFVRLQTFNRSGFQQIQLDIHFLRTTLKDIAEDEAAVDFLLDEVVVSSAERCLDANPLEPPVLDRLVQAKLAKSSEQSGDEKSK
- the LOC130995416 gene encoding vacuolar protein sorting-associated protein 51 homolog isoform X2, giving the protein MKNNIVGMETNMEQLLEKITSVQSRSDGVNTSLFEKREHIEKLHRTRNLLRKVQFIYDLPTRLQKCIKSEAYAEAVKFYTGATPIFKAYGDSSFLDCKRASEEAVSVIINNLQGKVFSDSESIQARAEAVMLLKKLDFPVENLKVKLFEKLEQFLVDLDLEYKELANVPVNIDESTNQDSASTTTHEASVHEFVEAVRAYKVIFLHSELQLCNLGQDLVKKHFEAIHQQIMKQVRSADLLAMLRVIWTDVLLMDEVLPEASLPDFALQHARVAVKDYTCSTFSRLLTNISDTLKKFQFTLKEEMEENPLHAALEASKKAVIQGSMNALMDFRLLLDENPELLIKLRDLTIDWVHEGFQDFFRKLDGYFLLFSGKKNSAFQDVNLIEEMQGEKICAGLVLVLAQLTLYIEQTAIPRITEELASFSGGGGVRGLQHGLAIVPAEICRIFRSSGESFLHLYIKMRTQKISVLLKKRFTAPNWVKHKEPREVHMFVDLLLQELEEIRSEVKQILPEGPTHKHRRNNSNGSTTSSRSNPLRDDRLSRSNTQKARSQLLESHLAKLFKQKMEIFTKVEHTQESVVTTIVKLSLKSLQEFVRLQTFNRSGFQQIQLDIHFLRTTLKDIAEDEAAVDFLLDEVVVSSAERCLDANPLEPPVLDRLVQAKLAKSSEQSGDEKSK